One window from the genome of Drosophila albomicans strain 15112-1751.03 chromosome 2L, ASM965048v2, whole genome shotgun sequence encodes:
- the LOC117565088 gene encoding uncharacterized protein LOC117565088 isoform X1, translating to MLFFVRNLLCLNILVVLVSTGYAIHCYQCDSTFNKDCGQNFDADGIDLIDCSRVTPAHQVGEYFHWQYATGCMKKTLKIIYFEDTGHHHFIRSCYFGNVNNKQGCQADKTSFAFEELACDVCTEDGCNGSASLTPIASGIIVFLGVARLLA from the exons atgttattttttgtcaGGAATCTGTTGTGTCTAAACATTCTGGTTGTGTTGGTCAGTACAG GCTATGCCATCCATTGCTATCAATGCGACTCGACGTTCAATAAAGATTGCGGCCAGAATTTTGATGCTGATGGGATTGATTTGATTGACTGTAGTCGCGTTACACCTGCTCATCAAGTCGGCGAATATTTTCATTGGCAATATGCCACAGGCTGCATGAAGAAGACTCTGAAAATCA TTTACTTTGAAGACACTGGTCATCACCACTTTATTCGCTCCTGTTACTTTGGCAATGTGAACAACAAGCAAGGATGCCAAGCGGATAAAACTTCGTTCGCATTTGAGGAGTTGGCTTGCGACGTTTGCACCGAGGATGGCTGCAATGGTTCCGCCTCCTTGACTCCCATTGCCAGTGGAATAATCGTTTTCCTCGGCGTTGCCCGTTTGTTGgcttaa
- the LOC127565213 gene encoding uncharacterized protein LOC127565213: MVCFVRNLLGLTILAVLTSTGYAIHCYNFITSYNSSFDKMVFPNKPTENCTFMATGCKKQTIGTKNHGIIVRSCYYGKVNKKKGCEEPPTAENQLACDVCTKDGCNGSGSLAPIAGAIILYFGVVHLFI, translated from the exons ATGGTGTGCTTTGTAAGGAATCTGTTGGGTCTGACCATTCTGGCAGTCTTGACTAGCACGG GCTATGCCATCCATTGCTATAACTTTATTACGTCCTACAATAGCAGTTTCGATAAGATGGTTTTTCCAAACAAGCCTACCGAAAATTGCACCTTCATGGCCACAGGATGCAAAAAGCAGACTATAGGAACCA AGAATCATGGAATAATAGTGCGTAGCTGTTACTATGGCAAggtgaacaaaaaaaagggctGCGAGGAGCCCCCAACGGCAGAAAACCAGTTGGCCTGCGATGTGTGCACCAAGGATGGCTGCAATGGATCCGGCTCCTTGGCTCCCATTGCTGGTGCAATAATCCTTTACTTCGGCGTAgtgcatttgtttatttaa
- the LOC117565085 gene encoding uncharacterized protein LOC117565085, with translation MSSVRNLLCVTILAVLASTGYAIQCYQCNTFGIPEACKSNVSTLIDCSTVTPPAHLSKVGAATGCLKRIQKNPSMPRPETLYSCHFGDVNNKQGCQLPEELKPLRYSVLSCHVCTEDKCNGSASLSPIGGAIILFFGVVRLLATRLLEVSLTVFP, from the exons ATGTCCAGTGTTAGGAATCTGTTGTGTGTAACCATTCTGGCAGTCTTGGCTAGCACGG GCTATGCCATCCAATGCTATCAATGCAACACATTTGGCATTCCCGAAGCCTGCAAGAGTAATGTGAGTACTTTGATAGACTGCAGTACCGTTACACCTCCTGCTCACCTTAGCAAAGTTGGCGCTGCCACAGGCTGTTTGAAGCGTATTCAAAAAAACC CGAGCATGCCACGTCCGGAAACTCTATATAGCTGCCACTTTGGCGatgtaaacaacaaacaggGCTGCCAGTTGCCTGAAGAGTTGAAGCCACTGCGATATTCCGTATTGTCCTGCCATGTTTGCACCGAGGACAAGTGCAATGGATCGGCCTCTTTGTCTCCCATTGGGGGTGCAATAATCCTGTTCTTCGGTGTGGTCCGATTGTTGGCGACACGGTTATTAGAAGTCTCATTGACGGTTTTCCCCTAA
- the LOC117565088 gene encoding uncharacterized protein LOC117565088 isoform X2 — MLFFVRNLLCLNILVVLVSTGYAIHCYQCDSTFNKDCGQNFDADGIDLIDCSRVTPAHQVGEYFHWQYATGCMKKTLKITLFSLL; from the exons atgttattttttgtcaGGAATCTGTTGTGTCTAAACATTCTGGTTGTGTTGGTCAGTACAG GCTATGCCATCCATTGCTATCAATGCGACTCGACGTTCAATAAAGATTGCGGCCAGAATTTTGATGCTGATGGGATTGATTTGATTGACTGTAGTCGCGTTACACCTGCTCATCAAGTCGGCGAATATTTTCATTGGCAATATGCCACAGGCTGCATGAAGAAGACTCTGAAAATCA CCTTATTTAGTTTACTTTGA
- the LOC117564982 gene encoding uncharacterized protein LOC117564982, whose product MVSFVRNLLCLTILAVFSSTGYAIHCYICDSVSNPKCGENFKVKEFESNLIDCNRVAPARYLSYFSQRPKATACKKQTVKFFSGDQKIIRGCYFGDVSNKQGCQLDPNLNGVEGFDCDVCTKDGCNGSESLTPIGGAIILFFGVVRLLATRLLEVSLTVFP is encoded by the exons ATGGTGTCCTTTGTAAGGAATCTGTTGTGTCTAACCATTCTGGCAGTCTTCTCTAGCACGG GCTATGCCATCCATTGCTATATCTGCGACTCGGTATCCAATCCCAAGTGTGGCGAGAATTTTAAGGTGAAAGAATTTGAAAGTAATTTGATTGACTGCAATCGCGTTGCACCTGCTCGTTACCTCAGCTATTTTTCCCAAAGGCCCAAAGCCACAGCCTGCAAGAAGCAAACTGTGAAATTTT TTTCCGGTGATCAGAAAATTATACGTGGTTGTTACTTTGGCGATGTCAGTAACAAGCAGGGCTGCCAATTGGACCCCAATCTGAACGGGGTCGAAGGATTCGACTGCGATGTCTGCACTAAGGATGGCTGCAATGGATCGGAATCCCTGACTCCCATTGGGGGTGCAATAATCCTGTTCTTCGGTGTGGTCCGATTGTTGGCGACACGGTTATTAGAAGTCTCATTGACGGTTTTCCCCTAA
- the LOC127565033 gene encoding uncharacterized protein LOC127565033: MLLNNCGQAEESDLIDCSNVSPPRQLRQHFKVGSATGCMQQTAEIHFVSEPSFQVTERSCYFGNVSNKEGCQLFTTLDEAKILTCDICTKDGCNGSASVVPFAGVIIVFLGVARWLV, from the exons ATGTTGCTCAACAATTGCGGCCAGGCTGAGGAGAGTGATTTGATTGACTGCAGTAACGTTTCACCTCCTCGCCAACTTAGGCAACATTTCAAAGTTGGCAGTGCCACAGGCTGCATGCAACAGACTGCGGAAATCC ATTTCGTTTCAGAGCCCAGTTTTCAGGTAACTGAGCGATCCTGTTATTTTGGCAATGTGAGCAACAAGGAAGGATGCCAGTTGTTTACAACCCTGGACGAGGCCAAGATATTGACTTGCGATATCTGTACCAAGGATGGCTGCAATGGCTCCGCCTCAGTGGTTCCCTTTGCTGGTGTAATAATCGTGTTTTTAGGTGTGGCTCGTTGGTTAGTTTAA
- the LOC117565442 gene encoding uncharacterized protein LOC117565442, with amino-acid sequence MVSAVKCSLAVAVMLSLACSAYALRCYQCESLTSPKCGLKFEADDSMLVDCSRIGPPRYLQNFFPARNATGCMKKTLESVVGHPQIVRTCYFGDIYNNQGSCQSDPSLPFVKQLGCEVCTGNECNGSSSLAPLAGAILLFFGVARILA; translated from the exons ATGGTGTCCGCCGTGAAATGCAGTTTGGCCGTGGCCGTTATGCTAAGCTTGGCCTGTTCGG cCTATGCACTTAGGTGCTACCAATGCGAGTCGCTGACTTCACCCAAGTGCGGCTTGAAATTTGAGGCTGATGATAGCATGCTAGTTGATTGCTCGAGAATTGGACCTCCGCGTTATCTGCAGAATTTCTTCCCCGCACGTAACGCCACCGGCTGCATGAAGAAGACTCTGGAGAGTG ttGTGGGTCATCCGCAGATCGTGCGCACCTGTTACTTTGGCGATATCTACAATAATCAGGGCAGCTGCCAGTCGGATCCATCGCTGCCCTTCGTTAAGCAACTGGGATGCGAAGTCTGCACCGGTAATGAGTGCAATGGATCCTCATCTCTGGCACCTCTGGCTGGTGCCATTCTGCTGTTCTTTGGCGTGGCCCGCATCTTGGCCTAG
- the LOC117565172 gene encoding uncharacterized protein LOC117565172, with translation MVSFARNLLCVTILAVLASTGYAIQCYQCNTFGIPKACKRNASNLIDCSTVKPPVHLSKVGAATGCIKRIQRNPSMPRPETLYSCHFGDVINKQGCQFSEEMKLQQYTALSCDVCTEDKCNGSASLAPIAVAIILFLGVAHLLT, from the exons ATGGTGTCCTTTGCAAGGAATCTTTTGTGTGTAACCATTCTGGCAGTCTTGGCTAGCACGG GCTATGCCATCCAATGCTATCAATGCAACACATTTGGCATCCCCAAAGCCTGCAAGAGAAATGCGAGTAATTTGATAGACTGCAGTACCGTTAAACCTCCTGTTCACCTTAGCAAAGTTGGCGCTGCCACAGGCTGTATAAAGCGTATTCAAAGAAACC CGAGCATGCCACGTCCGGAAACTCTATATAGCTGCCACTTTGGCGATGTAATCAACAAACAGGGCTGCCAGTTCTCCGAAGAGATGAAGTTACAGCAATATACCGCATTGTCCTGCGATGTTTGCACCGAAGACAAGTGCAATGGATCGGCCTCTTTAGCTCCCATTGCTGTAGCAATAATCCTCTTCTTAGGTGTGGCCCATTTGTTGACTTAA
- the LOC117565549 gene encoding uncharacterized protein LOC117565549, with translation MTASMKYIIAGFCLLSTVRNIRGEERKPLQCWHCSSETAGAEDFCDVTFQEDNIPQELIKERNINLLRTCNSSINSDHERPVCRKTVEESNGKVITKRYCYYTNKADPLYLCNMTSPDKNVRRIFCEDCLEDSCNGAGSLVSFLSALLLPLLAVAN, from the exons ATGACAGCATCCATGAAGTACATCATCGCTGGCTTCTGCCTCTTATCAACCGTACGCAATATACGAG GAGAGGAAAGGAAGCCTTTGCAGTGCTGGCACTGCAGCTCGGAGACCGCTGGAGCCGAGGACTTCTGTGATGTAACCTTCCAGGAGGACAATATACCCCAAGAGCTGATCAAGGAGCGCAACATCAATTTGCTGCgcacttgcaacagcagcatcaactcCGATCACGAGCGTCCTGTTTGCCGCAAAACAGTCGAGGAAA GTAATGGCAAGGTGATCACCAAGCGATACTGTTACTACACCAACAAAGCGGATCCCTTGTATCTCTGCAACATGACCAGCCCCGACAAGAATGTGCGCCGAATATTCTGCGAAGATTGCCTCGAAGATAGTTGCAATGGAGCTGGCTCCTTGGTCAGCTTTCTCAGTGCTCTTCTGTTGCCGCTCTTGGCTGTGGCCAACTAA